The DNA region gcatTAACAGTTGAACGGGCTGTTTTTACCCTTCACAATTAACAGAAAATTAGTCATTTGTTATTTTCAGCGTGTTGCTCACTTGGGTTCACTGACGGCAGACACACGAGACTCACTGCCTGTGGGAAATACTTGACATCGTACAAATACGTATCGTAAAGGACTAAGGAATACCACAGAATCTAAAAAAGCCTACAAACTAAATTACCAGTGACATGCTTTAATAACATTTAAATTTGAAGTGATTCCATAGAAAATCACATTTACTTAATAATCAGACCTGAGATCTTTCTCCATCTGTGGGATACAATGTTCAATGGTCTGACACCCATGGAACACACTAAAATCAATATATTCCAGCCTAAAACATTTGGAAACCTTAATTCAACACGTTTTCTAATGTTTCTGATGTGATATAGACATGACATATGAGGCTActcacatgtgtttcctcctcgGTCAGTCCGCACTCCGCAGCGATCAACATGAGCGTCGTGTCATCCGGCTGCTTGCTGACTTTTTTGAAATTGTCCTCCAGCACTTTGATCTGGTCCTCCGACAGATTCAGACGTCCCATCGCTGTCGAAGCCATGTTCCCGCTTCTGTCTGTCAGGGTTTGTTTGCAGGGTTCAGCCTCAGGCTCTGAGCCCCGGAGCGCGCAGCTGGACGCGGAGAGGCGGCGCGGTGCGCGAAGGACGCGGAGATGGAGAGGCGCGGAGCGGCGGCGGCGCACTGGCAGCTCGGcgggagtgtgtgagtgaggtgGAGGCAGCGTGTGTATGttgctgtgggtgtgtggagGTTTTACTATTGTCAACAGAGGTACGTCATGAGGCCGTTCCCACCAGCAAAGCCCTCCCCCAAACATCTCCGCGCTTAAAGGAATATGATGGGGATATTTGAGGACGATGACAGGCTGACGGTGACCGCCAGAAAATCATCAGGAATTCATTCACTTGGCCTGCAGAGGTTTGACAAGGAGaactgtttatatatatttaacaaAAATGGGCCaatataatattaaaaaagaggaaataaagcaaaacagtaaaactgaagCCCCTATGGAGGGAGGCTTAGCGAGGGGTCAATTACATCCCATAAGACCCCTCTAAATCTAAAATCTTGCCATTTCTATTTaggtaaaacaaataaaataagacatgttaattagtgagttttagaaATTCTGGTAAGCtaatttttttaactttggacaAAGCTAGGTTTGCCTCTTGCTTCCactcttaatgctaagctaagctaagctaagctaatcacctgctAGCTCTAGCTACACAGTGGTATCAGTTTACTCCTCTTATGCTCAGAAAGGCATCAATAAGTGTATCAAATAATAGACTTCTAATGTTAGTAACGCTTCACAAGATAACGTAATAATGTCTTAAAGTAGGATAAAGGTCACTAGAAACCTAGCTAAGTACATAAGCTAACGTTAAGCCCATGGGTcagttgaaaatgtgtgtttggtacatgttaaataaaataagacatatTAATTGGGGAGGTTTAATGTTAGTATGCAGATTATTGGTCTTCTGAAAAACCAGGCTAGCTATTTCCCCATGGTTCCAGtgctgatgctaagctaagctaagctaatcagctgctagCTACAAATCCACATCAATCTTTTCTTCTGACATTTGGCCAAATCATGTAAGTGTTTTTCATAAAATgtccaactattcctttaaatccTTATAAAAGCAATACAATAAAATTAGAGGAATTCAGGTCAGATAGCTAGCATGTGATACTAAATGTCTTAAAGTGGATAAAGGTTACTAGAAACAGACAACTACACATA from Chaetodon trifascialis isolate fChaTrf1 chromosome 5, fChaTrf1.hap1, whole genome shotgun sequence includes:
- the hopx gene encoding homeodomain-only protein, whose product is MASTAMGRLNLSEDQIKVLEDNFKKVSKQPDDTTLMLIAAECGLTEEETHKWFKLRNAQWRQAEGLPAELGSVLD